The Cannabis sativa cultivar Pink pepper isolate KNU-18-1 chromosome 8, ASM2916894v1, whole genome shotgun sequence genomic interval AGGAGAGGTTTGTAAGCTAAGAAAAACTTGGTATGGTCTTACACAGGCTCCCCGAGCATGGTTCAAAGTTCAGATATTTTTTGTCTCTTGATTTTGTCTCATGTGATCATGATTCAACTTTATTTGTCATGTGCACATCTGCAGGTTGTTATGCTTTCcttgtatgttgatgatatggTTATTACGCGGGATGATTTACAAGGAATTAAAGTGTTAAAGTCAGAATTAGCTTCTCAATTTAAGATGAAGGATTTGGGTTATTTGTGCTAATTTTTGGGTATTAAAGTtgtattttttccaaaaaattaTCTTCTTTCTCATTCAAAGTACAATTCTGACATTATTGAGTGTGCTCGCCTTACTAATACTAGAATTGTTGACACTCACTCTGAATTGAATGTTCAGCATTCTCCTTCTAATGGCTCTCTTTAGGAAGATCTTACTTTGTATTGCACCATTGTTGACAGTTTGGTTTATCTCACCATTACTAGTCTAGACATTTCATATGTTGTTCATATTGTTAGTCAATTTGTTCCTGTATACAGGATTACTAATCTTTGTATTCTACGGTATCTTTGGGGTACCATCTTTTAGAGTCTACTATTATCTTCCACCTCTTTTCTGGAGTTGTGAACTTATTGTGATGTTGATCATGGTCGTGATCCCACATATCGAAAGTCTATCACTGTTTTTAATCTTTTTGGGAGATTTCCTTATTTCTTGGAAGATTAAGAAATAATTTGTTTTCTTAATCTTCTACAGAAGTTGAGTATCATGACATGGCATCTACTACTAAAGAGATTATTTAGTTGAGATGGTCACTTGAAGATATGGATGCCATTCACTCTTATCTTACTCCTATGTATTGTTATAGTCAAAGTGTCATTCAGATTACTGATAACTAGGTGTTTCATGAATTAACGCACCAAGTATATTGAGATTAATTGTCATTTTACTCGTCACAATGTGAAGTTATGCACTAGTATAGTTTTCCCTTTGTTCCTTCTTCATTGCAACttggtgatattttttttttaagttacatACGATTTCAGGGAGGGTGGTAAATATTAATTAAGGTTGTTTtagtcttttttattattttaattttttatattagttgCCTAAATAAGAAGaatcttttattaattgtattattttttttttgaatcatattgtattatttattttaatttccaaTGGTATAGAAAAAACTTTTAAGTTTTTTTCTCCCCTCTATCTAAACCCTACAAAGTAATTTGCAGAGATTAATATAtggaattatttcacaaaaattataaaaatatagtttCACAAAATTAATGGAGCCAGTCAAAGCATTCTATAACtcctatattatttatatatttatgtgtatttttgttatattcactgaattatttcagttttttcttttgtgtgctaataacaaattttggaatatatataatttatttacagATACATGTTCTTGTTTAATTAGACAGAATCACGTGCACGTTGAAACATGTAAAATACCTTCTCTTCTTCTTATATTTTCTTTACAAAAAACACTtttttagataaataaataaataaataaaataaaatgcccACCATTTCCCACCCACATAATACACACGGCCTTTGGCACAACCTAAATGCTACTTATACAGTCTCACTATATTCTCCACTTACAAAAATCCCTTATTGAGCCCTAAAcactactctctctctctctctctctctctctctctctctctctctctcatgatGTGTGAAAATTAACAGGGAAAAAAAAGAGGTTGAAAGGATTCTTCTAGCTAAACTTTTTAACCCTGCCTGAGAGTCTGAGTAGTGTATTTGCTTACAAAAGTAAACGAGGGCTCAGATTTGAAATGATTCCCATCAATGCTTCTGTGGGCTGCCCTGCTTATATATTaatttctctatttttatttaattagtattttattcTTGAAAACCCTTGTTTGATTATGCTGACAACagttaaaaaaaagttacattAATTGATTATATCTGGCACAAACCCACATTCATATATAATAGCATCTATACAGGGTTCTTTTAATTTACTTTATACATGTACGTACATGtctttatttatgtaatattattatatataaaaaagagagAGTTGTACGTAgccccctaaaccctaaaaaattaacatatttgtCTCTGAATTTGTAATTCTTTGTTTTGGAGCTCATTAATTCCAGTGGGTGTAAGTGCTTTATACTTAAAtggaatttttatatataccagaaaaaaaaaaattaacatacaaTTAAgacctaaaaaaattaatgtagaTTCTCTTCCTCTAATTATTTTGTTTAGAACgcaaatcataattaattaaggAAAATTTGAGGACTCTTAGTGGTACTAATCCCAATGTAGTAGTAAAGTAGTGCAGACATATAGTCAAACTCTCTTCCTGTCACAAAAGTAATTATACAATCCAAGTCCAACTCACTTCTGATCAAAAAAccagatataaatatatataataatagtaacaataatttatacaaagatatataaaacattaaccataattatatactaattataATGGATACTGGTAATTAGCAATCCTCACCTCTCACTGATAACCCTTATCGACAAAAATCTTCATCAGCTTTTAGAGTCCCCACCCACTTTGGGAAACCAAATAATGAATCCGAAAATTAATATTCTTGAAGGGAGAATTAGGTgatagatatatattatataatgggGTTACCTATTAGGTTGCTTTCTCATCATGTGAAGGAAGAGAAGTTGTACTACTCTATATTAATTTCTCTCTTctaataaaaagagaaaaaagaaattaaaaggaAAGGAAAGTATGTTTTCTTCCATCAACAACAACAGTCCTTTTCCACAGTACTATttcccatcatcatcatcatcatcatcatcttatcCACCACCACCGTTTCCACCacctcctcttcctcttccaTTTCCTCCTCAACAACAAGAACCAAACTCATCATCAAGTACTGTTGataccaacaacaacaacaacaacaaccttttCTATTCCCAAAACCACCATTTTCATGATCAAATCCCACTTTCAACTCATCCTTTTTTCGTATCCAACACcaccattaataataataataataatattactccTCAAATACTAATCCCAGCTGAAACTTGTATCAATTTGGGAGTTTCCAACTCTCCACCCAATGCTATGGTCCCAGCCAGTAGTAACAAAGTTCACCAGGAGAAGTTGGGCAAGAATGGTACAAAGAAAGATCGGCACAGCAAGATTTACACGGCGCAGGGACTCAGAGATCGGAGGGTGAGACTTTCCATCGAGATCGCTAGAGAGTTCTTCGACCTCCATGACATGTTAGGGTTTGACAAAGCAAGCAAGACCCTTGAATGGCTTCTCATCAAATCCAAGAAAGCCATAAAAGAGGAATCATTAGCAAGGTCCACACCCAGTAGTTATTGTAATAATAACATAAGTTTGTCTTCAacaactactactactactactacttccGAGTGTGAAGAGGCTGAAGTCAACGAAGCTGTTGTTGACCCTTCAAGTCATGACCCACATGAAGAAAATTTATTGGTTTGTACTAAAAATTTTGATGTAGAGAAGCTGATGTTGAGTAATAGTAAGGAGTCAAGAGCAATGGCCAGAGCTAGAGCAAGAGCAAGGACTAAAGAAAAAAGGTACTATTtcaataatagtaatagtaataatCATAACAACATTACTAAGAGGAGTAGTACTTGTACTAGTAGTATTAGTATTAGTATTAGTATTAGTATTAGTACTCCTTGTTTGATCAGCTCATCTCAGATCTTACACCAATGTATCAGATCCCCCAACTTAATCTTGAAAAAGGGCCCTTCTCTTGGGGTtgatgatcatcatcatcagtcaTCATCTGCTGTGATCAAATGGTCCAAGTTGAAGCTATTTTCAGGTGGTAGTACTCTTCATCATCCAATGGATAATAATGATAGTACCACTACTAGAACTAGTAGTACTACTTACGACCATGatcatcatcaacaacaacaacaacaacaacattcatcatcatGTCGGACGATGTCCTCATTCAAAAATCAAGATCATGAAACCAActcatcaaataataataatgacatTGTCTATTCTCCTATGATCACCTTGTTACCTCAAAATTGGGACATTAATGGCACGGCCACCACTACTAATAATGTGTCTGGACGCCCTGTTGGATTTCGCTTACCCATTACGTGATATGGATTATTATTATAGTTAATGGTAATTATATATACTGATGATATACATAGTATACTGTTTTTCTCAACTAttgatcaatatatatatatatattttgctaCTTATTTGGTTGATTTGTTCCCTTTTATTTCTTGTTGAGATTgataacatatataattaaaataagtggTTTGCTTAAATTTTACAGAAAATTGGAAAGAtcaactactactactactgctGCTATGAGCTGGTTATAAGATATTGGGATATTGTTGTACGTGTCTACTATAGCTAGCTACTTCCATATCTCTTCTTCCGGCCGGTACTAAATTTCTGAGTACTTATTATCATTctcttataattattatatctttagAATTTCAAGCTTTATTTTACTTTCTAATTAAGCAACAAGTTATATATTGTTATTAATTAgtatctaattaattaattaccagGTAGTAGCTTTCGAATGCCTATATATTTTATGCATATAAATATTCTATTAATATCTATTTATCTCTTGTTTTTATCGCTTTAATTCCTCTTTtgtgtgttttattttgtttttcaaatatttacttggttatatatatgtgtgtgttaaATGAGATGGCATGAAGCTAATTGAGACTTGAGTTAGCcaattaaatgaaaagaaaataaaaacagtaCGAGGCAAAAAAGATCAGCTGATTAATATGTTTTATACATAATGTAGCCTTTTGTGATAAGTGTTAAAATGCATGCATATAAAAGTTACTCTATGAAATGTACTAataatttgaaatatatatactttGATTCATGAAAAAGTAACATATAACAGATAAATTTtgtctaattaattattaagtaataaaACTTCAAATACCAGGATAAAAAGTTAAATAACATACCAGAAAAACTATATATACATGTAGCAGcaactaatttataaaaacCACACATATGCGCATATATTAAACTAAACCAAGCATATATAATCAAAAAGTTCAAAAATATTCTAACCGATCGAATTAAACCTCCAATGGCTATACCTTCAAAATACTAAACTAATTAGATcagttgatatatatatatactctaataaatatagtttttttttcaatactaattaaaattattgaTAGTTATTGCATTATAAAAACATAAACCAATTAATATACACACactataataaacatatattcgatcaaaaactaaaaattatatattagttACATGTTTTTCATCGTATTAACAATCGATGTATGACCATATCCAGTTAATTTGACAAATTAACAAACAGTAGTAGTTTAATTTATTTCCAACATAATTAAATAGTAATAAATTAGCTTACGCTTCTTATTACCATATTGCTTTGCAGCTGATGATCTCTTCTCATGCTTCCTTTCATTTATTTAAGGCAGAGATTTTATTATGTCATGTTATCAATACCAAAttagaaaagagagaaaaaagaggcatcatatatatactagctgAAAACAATATAgacacatattttttattttactctAGATGCTCCTTAAATTAAACCATTATGTAGCAAGTATTATTATTTGCCATTAACCACATTAATTAGTTTGCTAggtttgtaataaaaaatttactgTGAAAGGAAGAGCTAAATCGATTGATCCAGTTAATCTATAAATAGCCAGAAGCATAAGTATAGTAGATGATTATTTATGATTGTTTATTGAATTGGAACATAGTTTTAGGTGATAGTTTTGTAGTGTGTTTAGTGATAATTAGTGTAGTTCGATGATGATGGTAGTACTATGGTGatgaattgatgatagtattGGATGTGTATATAATAGAGAATGGTAGAATaaaaatttgtacaaattaatagACATTATTATTGATTTGGGATTTCTTTGGTTACACTAGCTATTTAACTCAAGCTTAGTATTTATAGGGAgttaagtttaatatttatagGGAGTTAAGGTTGGTGCTACAAGTTCTTAtataagtttttcttttttgttttataactTTCTAAGAAATTCtaaaaaattttagtttttttagtcTTACAAATATAGTTTTTAGGTAATTCTAGACTTTTTTAATATCTTTGTAAATTTATACGAGaatttgtaatatataattacacATCTTATTTTTGCAATAGGTGTTGTAATGAGAATATTCTCAACCTCTgcattcaaaaatatatatgtatatatttttttatgatagtgttcattataattacaatatcatttttgtaagtttttgaaattttttgaatagtCTATAATATCGaaaatagatttaaaattttttgaacacgcatgataaattaaaatattaagaaCTCTGTCGATACTTGaaactattcagaatttttttaaaaatttacaggaatgatgttgtaactataacgaataacgtcataaaaaaaattgagaaaaaatattttaccatgTGTTTTCAGATATGAAAATTGAGAGAAACAAGTTATAATATGAGATTATAATTAACACTCATCTTTTCTAAATAAGAAAAGTATAAGACTGTATAACACTTTTCATCAATTTATTTGATCATTCAAAAAAGTATATTGAAAtatctctattttcttcaaCTCTCTTTACTCTAAAAGTTTTTGATACATAACTTCTATTTAGAAAATTGATCATTTCCAATGGTAttctctatttattttttttttaactaaaatagCTAAAAAGTTAATATAGagagttatttttattgttgttgctcCAACTATGTTTACTATAGTtagtatttgattattttaataatattttataattttaaattgttaaatataaattaattttataaaataataaaaaagtaatattacttttattaaaatactattaaaaaagttaagcaaaaaaaaaaaaattaaaaagttccTTACATTTTAGAGAGc includes:
- the LOC115698877 gene encoding transcription factor TCP1; the encoded protein is MFSSINNNSPFPQYYFPSSSSSSSSYPPPPFPPPPLPLPFPPQQQEPNSSSSTVDTNNNNNNNLFYSQNHHFHDQIPLSTHPFFVSNTTINNNNNNITPQILIPAETCINLGVSNSPPNAMVPASSNKVHQEKLGKNGTKKDRHSKIYTAQGLRDRRVRLSIEIAREFFDLHDMLGFDKASKTLEWLLIKSKKAIKEESLARSTPSSYCNNNISLSSTTTTTTTTSECEEAEVNEAVVDPSSHDPHEENLLVCTKNFDVEKLMLSNSKESRAMARARARARTKEKRSPNLILKKGPSLGVDDHHHQSSSAVIKWSKLKLFSGGSTLHHPMDNNDSTTTRTSSTTYDHDHHQQQQQQQHSSSCRTMSSFKNQDHETNSSNNNNDIVYSPMITLLPQNWDINGTATTTNNVSGRPVGFRLPIT